A portion of the Paenibacillus hamazuiensis genome contains these proteins:
- a CDS encoding DUF2238 domain-containing protein, producing the protein MNTLSSSLPLRSNRALLCMTAVYGAFWGWMAVSPSSRYDWFLENLLIFATLIALAATYRRFAFSNRSYAMTALFLALHTWGAHYSYGSMPIEAWLQSITGSTRDNYDRIVHFCYGLLLAHPIFEFLLRYAKLGRGTAYIFSATVILASGAFYELIEMWVAHLVAPEIGTLFIGTQGDEWDTQHDMELALYGAIIALSVTAGMRRMIARKLV; encoded by the coding sequence ATGAACACATTATCATCGTCTTTGCCGCTGCGAAGCAATCGGGCTCTTCTGTGCATGACAGCCGTCTACGGCGCCTTCTGGGGGTGGATGGCTGTCTCTCCTTCGAGCCGATACGATTGGTTCCTGGAAAATCTGCTCATTTTCGCCACACTTATCGCTCTTGCCGCAACGTATCGCAGGTTCGCGTTTTCCAATCGCTCGTATGCGATGACCGCGCTGTTTTTGGCGCTGCATACGTGGGGGGCGCATTACTCCTACGGCTCCATGCCGATCGAAGCTTGGCTGCAGAGCATCACCGGGTCGACAAGGGACAATTACGACCGGATCGTTCATTTCTGCTACGGCCTGCTGCTGGCGCATCCGATTTTCGAGTTTCTGCTGCGTTATGCGAAGCTTGGGCGGGGGACCGCTTATATTTTTTCAGCGACTGTCATCCTCGCTTCCGGCGCATTTTACGAGCTGATTGAAATGTGGGTCGCTCATTTGGTCGCTCCGGAGATCGGCACGCTGTTCATCGGCACGCAAGGCGACGAATGGGATACGCAGCACGACATGGAGCTGGCGCTGTACGGAGCGATCATCGCGTTGTCGGTTACTGCCGGAATGAGGAGAATGATTGCTCGCAAATTAGTTTAA
- the phnE gene encoding phosphonate ABC transporter, permease protein PhnE translates to MADTGKKQTGGAAAAVLKKPDRTKTYLTLILIVVLLWGSAYKTDASLTSLFTGTPEMGKLLVEMVPPDWSYLDVIWGPILETIQMAVVGTTIGALLAIPIALFSAGNVTKSPLLIYVSRIILNLVRSIPDLLFAAVFVAIFGIGPVAGVLALVFFSFGLVAKLLYESIEAIDPGPLEAMTAVGANKLQWIHFGVVPQVLAQFTAYVLYTFEVNIRAAAVLGLVGAGGIGLFLDRTLNQLRYDRTSTIILVTLAIVLIIDYTSTKLREKLL, encoded by the coding sequence ATGGCCGATACCGGCAAAAAGCAAACCGGCGGGGCTGCGGCAGCCGTCCTGAAAAAGCCGGACCGCACCAAAACGTACCTCACTTTGATTTTGATCGTCGTGCTGCTTTGGGGCAGCGCTTATAAGACGGACGCGAGCCTCACTTCGCTCTTTACCGGGACTCCGGAAATGGGTAAGCTGCTTGTGGAAATGGTACCGCCTGACTGGAGTTATCTGGATGTCATCTGGGGACCCATATTGGAAACAATTCAGATGGCGGTGGTCGGTACCACAATCGGCGCGCTGCTCGCCATCCCGATCGCTTTGTTTTCAGCAGGCAATGTGACGAAATCCCCATTGCTTATCTATGTATCCCGGATCATATTGAACCTGGTTCGTTCAATTCCCGACTTGTTGTTTGCCGCCGTATTCGTAGCTATATTCGGAATTGGTCCAGTGGCAGGGGTACTTGCGCTTGTGTTTTTTTCCTTCGGTCTTGTAGCCAAGCTCTTATACGAGTCGATTGAAGCTATTGACCCGGGTCCTCTGGAAGCAATGACCGCGGTAGGTGCAAACAAGCTGCAGTGGATTCATTTCGGTGTCGTTCCGCAGGTGCTGGCACAGTTTACCGCCTACGTGCTCTATACGTTCGAAGTCAATATTAGAGCGGCCGCCGTGCTCGGTTTGGTCGGCGCCGGCGGGATCGGGCTTTTTCTGGACCGGACTCTCAACCAACTGCGGTATGATCGCACCTCCACGATCATCCTGGTGACGCTGGCTATCGTGCTTATCATCGATTACACGAGTACTAAACTTCGGGAGAAGCTGTTATGA
- a CDS encoding TetR/AcrR family transcriptional regulator yields the protein MSPRTKEQNEEIRWMRVQQIIRAAAEVYLDKGYVMEMRDVAVHAGLGYGTVYHYYRNKLQLFDDLFHHALDQAKTVIHHASENNQGTELKEICKRLVQLWVKEPAVFILYKMVAENFHQLPDERYDLVLARFQEELYRPMVEAMQRHDFNEKRKRANAGNGFEAQSGNNPNEWAERRINAMIGALVGCAGLYIHHRNDAKHLDEVVDVLFAGFGVSEAEL from the coding sequence GTGTCTCCACGAACGAAAGAGCAAAACGAGGAAATTCGCTGGATGAGAGTTCAGCAAATCATCAGGGCGGCGGCCGAAGTGTATTTGGATAAAGGGTACGTCATGGAAATGCGGGACGTTGCGGTGCATGCCGGTCTAGGCTACGGAACCGTATACCATTACTACAGAAACAAGCTGCAGCTGTTTGACGATCTGTTCCACCATGCGCTGGATCAGGCAAAAACCGTCATCCATCATGCTTCGGAAAACAACCAGGGCACGGAGCTTAAGGAAATATGCAAACGGCTGGTGCAGCTTTGGGTCAAGGAACCGGCGGTGTTTATTTTGTATAAAATGGTGGCCGAAAATTTCCACCAGCTTCCGGATGAGCGTTATGACCTTGTGCTCGCGCGCTTTCAGGAGGAACTGTACCGTCCGATGGTGGAAGCGATGCAAAGACATGATTTTAATGAGAAACGGAAACGGGCGAATGCGGGGAACGGATTTGAAGCACAGTCCGGGAATAACCCGAACGAATGGGCGGAACGGCGGATAAACGCTATGATCGGTGCGCTTGTCGGCTGTGCAGGCTTGTATATCCATCACCGGAACGATGCCAAGCACCTTGACGAGGTTGTCGATGTCCTGTTTGCCGGCTTCGGCGTATCGGAGGCGGAGTTATGA
- the phnE gene encoding phosphonate ABC transporter, permease protein PhnE: MRNDTLKTSPRYRIRFWLVALFILLVYIWSFSGIKFSGIKETAGQVSYAILKGLFNPDWKYVYIPEGMGFLQWLSEGEDLITKLIETLAISILGTFISAILCVPFAFWAANNMSRFKAVTASGKFMLSLIRTFPELVMAILFIKAVGPTPFAGVLALGLHSIGMLGKLYSEALENMDLGPTEALTACGANRLQVLWFAVIPQVLPEFLSFTLYRFEINVRSASILGMIGAGGIGTPLVFALEARGWSRVGIILLGIIVLVTIIDLISGYIRKRLV, translated from the coding sequence ATGAGGAACGATACTTTGAAAACTTCGCCGCGCTATCGCATTCGATTTTGGCTAGTCGCCCTGTTTATTTTGTTAGTTTATATATGGTCATTTAGCGGAATAAAATTTTCCGGCATTAAGGAAACCGCCGGCCAGGTTTCTTATGCTATCCTGAAAGGATTGTTCAACCCTGACTGGAAATATGTCTACATACCTGAAGGGATGGGTTTTCTCCAGTGGCTTTCTGAAGGAGAAGACCTGATTACCAAGCTAATCGAAACGTTGGCGATCTCGATTCTGGGGACGTTCATTTCGGCAATATTGTGCGTGCCATTTGCTTTCTGGGCAGCCAATAATATGAGCAGATTCAAAGCGGTGACAGCGTCCGGTAAATTTATGTTGAGTTTGATCCGGACGTTTCCGGAACTGGTAATGGCGATATTGTTTATTAAAGCTGTAGGCCCTACTCCATTTGCAGGTGTGCTTGCTTTGGGGCTTCATTCCATCGGAATGCTTGGCAAACTGTACTCTGAGGCGCTGGAAAATATGGATTTAGGCCCGACGGAGGCGCTTACGGCTTGTGGTGCGAACCGTTTGCAAGTGCTATGGTTCGCCGTCATTCCGCAAGTGCTGCCGGAATTCCTTTCATTCACGTTATACCGCTTTGAAATTAACGTACGCTCCGCATCCATTCTCGGGATGATCGGCGCCGGCGGTATCGGCACGCCGCTCGTTTTCGCCCTCGAAGCGAGGGGCTGGAGCCGCGTCGGCATCATCTTGCTCGGCATTATTGTACTTGTGACGATTATCGACTTGATCTCCGGTTATATCCGCAAGCGCTTGGTATAA
- a CDS encoding phosphate/phosphite/phosphonate ABC transporter substrate-binding protein — protein MVKKFAAISLSVLMAAGIVAGCAKKEAAPQQGATPAPAKTASPAPQGGTFEPKELRVQFVPSQQAETLEAKAKPLEKLLGDKLGIPVKVSVSTNYNTVIEAMASKQVDVGFLPPSNYVVAHDDKKAADLLLQAQRFGVDDATGQPTKDLVDFYKSMIIVKADSPIKDIKDLKGKKIAWQDVTSSAGYIYPAILLKKNGIDPDKDVTGITVKGHDKGVLAVLNGDVDAAAVFQDIRAQMKDVPDAVQKTRVLSFTDKIPNDTISVRSDMSQAWRDKISQAFIDLGKNEDSRKILVDIYSHQGYVKGDDKNFDIVRQAAKEIGQKK, from the coding sequence ATGGTAAAAAAGTTTGCAGCGATCAGTTTGTCCGTCCTTATGGCTGCGGGAATCGTTGCCGGATGCGCAAAGAAAGAAGCGGCTCCGCAGCAAGGCGCGACACCGGCTCCTGCCAAAACCGCAAGTCCTGCTCCGCAAGGCGGCACCTTCGAACCGAAGGAGCTCAGAGTTCAGTTCGTTCCTTCGCAGCAGGCGGAAACGCTCGAAGCCAAAGCAAAGCCGCTTGAAAAATTGCTGGGGGACAAGCTTGGCATTCCGGTGAAAGTATCCGTCTCCACGAACTACAACACCGTTATCGAAGCGATGGCTTCCAAGCAAGTCGATGTAGGCTTCCTGCCTCCGAGCAACTATGTTGTTGCCCACGATGACAAAAAAGCGGCCGATCTGCTGCTTCAAGCACAGCGTTTCGGCGTAGACGACGCAACAGGCCAGCCGACGAAAGATCTTGTCGACTTCTACAAATCAATGATCATCGTCAAAGCGGATTCCCCGATTAAGGACATTAAAGACCTGAAAGGCAAAAAGATCGCATGGCAGGACGTTACGTCCTCTGCGGGTTACATTTACCCTGCAATCCTTCTTAAGAAAAACGGCATCGATCCGGATAAAGACGTTACCGGCATTACGGTAAAAGGTCACGACAAAGGCGTTCTTGCCGTTCTGAACGGCGATGTGGACGCTGCAGCCGTGTTCCAGGACATCCGCGCGCAAATGAAGGATGTGCCGGACGCCGTTCAAAAAACCCGCGTACTTTCCTTTACGGATAAAATTCCGAACGATACGATCTCCGTTCGTTCCGACATGAGCCAAGCCTGGAGAGATAAAATCTCGCAAGCGTTCATCGATCTCGGGAAAAACGAAGACAGCCGCAAAATCCTTGTCGACATTTACTCCCACCAAGGCTACGTCAAGGGAGACGACAAAAACTTCGATATCGTTCGCCAAGCTGCGAAAGAAATCGGACAGAAGAAGTAA
- the map gene encoding type I methionyl aminopeptidase, with protein sequence MIILKTPHEIEQMKKAGAVVAECHKAIAPYVRPGVSTLELNNIVEKHMTKLGARPYTKGYNGYAFATCTSVNDVIAHGFPSAKPLKEGDIVKIDIVAELDGWLGDSAWCYAVGRISEEARSLMQVAKECLDAGIRQAVPGNRLGDVTHAIQSHAEGHGYSLVRDLLAHGIGRSLHEEPNYMHVGQPGKGIRLKEGMVFTIEPMLNAGSHHMYIEADGWTARTADGSLSAQYEHTVAITADGPVVLTEQ encoded by the coding sequence ATGATCATTCTTAAAACCCCTCATGAAATCGAACAGATGAAAAAAGCCGGAGCCGTCGTTGCCGAATGCCACAAGGCCATCGCTCCTTATGTCCGTCCGGGGGTCAGCACCCTTGAGCTGAACAATATCGTGGAGAAGCATATGACGAAGCTCGGGGCAAGACCCTACACCAAAGGATATAACGGCTACGCCTTTGCCACCTGTACGTCCGTGAACGATGTCATTGCGCATGGCTTTCCGTCGGCAAAGCCGCTCAAGGAAGGGGATATCGTCAAAATCGACATCGTTGCCGAGCTTGACGGCTGGCTGGGCGATTCGGCCTGGTGTTATGCGGTTGGCCGCATATCGGAGGAGGCGCGGTCGCTTATGCAGGTAGCCAAGGAATGCCTGGATGCGGGCATTCGGCAAGCCGTCCCGGGGAACCGCCTCGGCGATGTTACTCACGCTATCCAGTCGCACGCCGAAGGGCACGGTTACTCGCTCGTACGGGATCTATTGGCCCACGGCATCGGCCGTTCCCTGCACGAAGAGCCCAACTACATGCACGTCGGGCAGCCGGGCAAAGGCATTCGCCTCAAGGAAGGCATGGTGTTCACGATCGAACCGATGCTTAACGCCGGAAGCCATCACATGTACATCGAAGCGGACGGGTGGACGGCAAGAACGGCCGACGGGAGCTTGTCCGCGCAATATGAGCATACGGTCGCGATTACGGCGGACGGGCCGGTCGTGCTTACCGAACAGTAA